The genomic interval CTCGATGTGCTGGGTGGGGGGCTTGACCTTGATGACATGGGCGCCCAGCTGAGCGGCGATCTGCGCGGCATAGGCGACCACGTCGATGGCCGTCTCGCCTTCCTTGCTGATATCGGAGCCCCGTGGATAGGACCAGACCACGGCCACCAGGCCATGGGCCTTGGCCTCTGCGATCATCTCGCGGCACTGCTGGTACATGATCTGCGCATGGGACGAGCCTGGGTAAATGGTGAAGCCGACGGCCACGCAGCCGAGCCGGAGCGCGTCCTTGACGGATCCCGTCACCGCCGAGAGCGGATCTTTCTCGTCGTGGAGGAGATCGTGGTTGTTGATCTTGAGAATGAGGGGGATCTCGCCCGCGAACTCCGCCGCGCCCGCCTCGATGAACCCGAGGGGCGCCGCATAGGCATTGCAGCCCGCCGCGATGGCGAGCTGGAAGTGGTACGTGGGGTCATAGCCGGGCGGATTGACGGCGAAGCTCCGGGCCGGCCCATGCTCGAAGCCCTGGTCGACGGGGAGGATGACGAGCCGGCCGGTGCCGGCCAGGCTCCCATGATTGAGCAGGCGGGCCAGGTTGGTGCGAGTGCCGGGACTGTCGCTGGCATACCAGGAGAGGATTTCGCGAACGCGGGCTTCCATAGCCGTGCCGTCCTTTCTCTCTGTTACCGGCGGTAGAATTCTTCGGCGAGCGCGACATCGTCGGGGCTCCCCACGATGATGGCCGCGCGCTGGTGATAGTCAGTGGCCTTGAGCTCGAGCACGCGCTCGGTGCCCGTGCTCGCGCGCCCCCCCGCTTGCTCGACAACCATGCCCATGGGCGCGACCTCGTAGAGGAGGCGAAGCTTGCCCTTGGGCTTGGTGGGATCGCTCATATCCGCAGGGTACATGAAGAGCCCACCGTCCAGCAGCGTCCGGTGCACGTCGGCGACCATGGCCCCCGAATAGCGCAGCGAATAGGGCCGCCCCGTGGCCTTGTCCGGGGTGCGGAGATACTCGACGAAGCCGCGCTGGCCCGGATGCCAGGTCGAGATGTTGCCCTCGTTGATCCCGTAGACCTTGCCCTTCTTGGGAATCCGGATATCCGGGTGGGTCAGGAAGAATGTGCCGCTCTCGCGATCCATGGTGAAGCCGTGCGTGCCCTGGCCCGCGGTGTAGACGAGCGCGGTGGCGGGCCCGTACATGACATAGCCGGCGGCCAGCTGGTCCGTCCCCGGCGTGAGCGCGGCGGGGCCGGCCGGATCCCAGCCGAGACTCGGCTTGACCGAGAAGATCGTCCCCACGGTGCCGTTGACATCCAGGTTGGAGGAGCCGTCGACAGGGTCACAGGCGACGACCACGCCCCGCGGGCCCTTGCCTTCGGGAATCTCGATGGGCTCGGGCGCCTCTTCGGAGACGAGGGCCGCGCACACGCCGCACTTGCGGAGCGTATCCAGCATGACGTCGTGGCCCCAGACATCGAGCTTCTTGACCTGATCGCCCGTGACATTGGTGCCGCCCGCCGCGCCCAGCCGGCCACGGAGGGCCGCGTGCGCGAGCTCATGGGCAATGGTGGAAGCGACGGCGGCGATGCAGGTGATGATGAGGGCGGTGCCGCGCGCCTGATCGGAGCCCAGCAAAATCTGCTGGCTGCCGAGATGCTCCTCGAGGCTCTGGCGCGTGGCGTTCATTTTTGGATGCTAAGCGATGCCCGCGTTTCAGTCAACCGCCCCTGGGATGGTATTCTTTGCGTCGTCATGATGATCTGGCGCGCCTTGCGCATCCGTTCACGACGGCGAGCGCTCCGCCTCTTGGCCGGCCTCACGGCGATGCTGCTCCTGGCATCATCCTGCTCGCAGGTGCCGCGCTATCAGGTGCTGCCCGGCCAGGGGCAAAGCAGCGAAACGCTCGACCGCGACCGCTACGAGTGCGCGCTCCAGGCGCAGAAGCAGACGAATTTTGATCCAGCCCGCGCGATGACCGCCGGTGCCCTGACCGGCCTGGTCGTGGGCGGCGCCCTCGGCGCGGGCCTGGGCGCGGCGGCCGGGATCAGCGGGGGCGTGGTCGGCACGGGCGCATCCTTCGGCGCCATCGCGGGCGGCACGACGGGCGCCATGCTGGGCGGCTCCTTCCTCCACGAGAAGGGTCTCAACGACACCCAGCGTGCCTTCTACGGCTGCCTGGCCGGCCGCGGCTACACCATCAAGTAAGGCGGCATTGGAGACGCCGCGCGGGTCTAGCCCCGCCCCCGGCCGCTGGCCGGCCCTCGCTCTCCTCTCCGCCGCCGAGCTGGGCGCGCTCTCGCTCTGGTTCAGCGCCTCGGCCGTCCTCCCCGCGCTCTCTCGTGAGTGGGCGCTCGGCGACGGGGGACGCGCGGGGCTCACCATCGCCGTCCAGGCCGGCTTTATCCTGGGCACGCTCGGCTCGGCGCTCGCCAATCTTCCCGACATCGTCTCGCCGCGCGCCCTCATGGGCTGGAGCGCGCTCGCCGGCGCGGCGCTCAATGGCGCGCTCGCCCTGTGGGTGGACAGCCTGGCCCCTGCCCTCGTGCTTCGCTTCGCCACGGGCCTCTGCATGGCCGGCGCCTATCCGCCCGCGATGAAGATCGTGGCCACGTGGTTCCGCGAGGCGCGCGGTCTGGCCATCGGCATCCTGGTGGGCGCCCTCACCGTGGGCTCGGCCGCGCCGCATCTGATTCGCGGCGTCACCGAGCTGCCGTGGCGCGGCACGCTCCTGGCCGCCTCGGTGATGGCCCTGGCCAGCGCGCTCGTGGTCTGGCGCTTCGTGCGCGAAGGCCCCGACCGCTTTCCCGCCGCGCGCTTCGATTTCCGCATGGCCGGCGCCGTCTTCCGCGAGCGCGGACCGCGGCTGGCCTGCTTCGGCTATTTCGGCCACATGTGGGAACTCTATGCCATGTGGACCTGGCTCGGCCTCTTTCTCGCCGCCAGCCTCGAGGCGCGCGGCGGCGGCAGCTACCTCGGCCTGTCGTCGCCCGCGGCCACCTTCGCCGCGATGGGAGCGGGCGGAGCTCTGGGCGCCTATGCGGGCGGCGCGCTCGCCGATCGCTGGGGGCGCACCACGCTGACCATGGCGGCCATGGCCCTCTCGGGACTCTGCGCTACCGTGATCGGACTCTCCTTCGGAGGCCCGCCCGCGCTCACCTTCGGGCTGGCCATGCTCTGGGGCGTCTCCGTCATCGCGGACTCGGCGCAGTTCTCGACCGCCGTCACGGAGCTCTCGCCCCCCGCCTATGTCGGCACCGCGCTCACGGCGCAGACGTGCGTCGGCTTCGCGCTGACCATGATCTCGATCTGGCTCATCCCGCCCGTGGTCGGGGCGGTGGGCTGGCGCTGGGCCTTTGTCTCCCTGGCCATAGGTCCAGCTCTGGGCGTGCTGGCCATGGCGCGGCTTCGCGCGCTGCCCGAGGCGCTCCGGCTGGCCGGCGGCCGGCGGTAGTTCCTTCCCGGGGAACCCTTTGGCCTCCTCCCTGCTTCTTAAGAGCGTGGACATGCATGTCGCGAGGACAATGATCGCGGGGAGCGTCTTGGCGCTGGCCTTGGCGGGAGGAGCCGCCGACGCCAACGCCCTCCCCGCCGCGAGCGTGAACGGGGCCGCTTCCGACTCAGTCCTGAGCCTGGACTGGCAGCCCGGTCAGACTCGCTCGGGCAAGCCGCTCATCACCGGGTATGTCCACACACACCAGGGCATGTCGGGCTACTGCAATATCCGCCTCTCCATCCAAACGCTCGACGCCCAGGGCAATGTCATCGCGAGCTACACCGGCTTTGTCCCCGGCTATGTGGGTGGCGATGACCACGTCTACTTCGAGGTGCCCATCAAGGTGGCGGGGCCCGCCTATCGGGTCTCGGCTGACTCGTGGCTCAAGTGCGGCGGCGGCGGATCATAGGGATTCGTGGCCACGCCGCCCTCGCCGCGGCCGTCTTCATGGTCTTGCTCGCCGCGGTCGCCCACGCCCAGATGGACGCCGGGCGCTTCCGCGTCGAGCTTCGAGTAGGTCAGTCGAAGAAGGGCGTTCCCGTTGTCTGGGGCTATCTCAACAACGACGGCAAAGGCGGCGTGGCCAATCCACGCTTGCTCGTCGAGACGCTCGATGCCCAGGGGCAGGTCATCGGCCAGGCTCAGGGCCAGGCGCTCGGCAACATGCTCGCCCGCGACCGGCTCTACTTCGAGGTGCCGATCCAGACGACCGGCGCGAGCTATCGTGTGCGCGTGCTGTCGTGGGATTCGTTCAGCACCGGGCAATGAAGGCCTGGCACCTCGGGGCGGCCATGGCGGTCGCGCTCCTGCTCATGGCCGGCGCGGGCAGGGTCGAGGCGCAGTTTGGCGCGACCCAGCCTCAGTTCCGCGTGGAATGGCAGGAAGGCAAGAGCAAGAAGGGCGCCCCCATCCTCGATGGCTATGTCTTCAATACCCGGCCCACGGGCGCCATCGACGTCCGCCTGCTCGTCGAGATCCTCGATGCCCAGGGCCAGGTCATCGGCCGGACCTACGGGGTGGTGCAGGGCTCCGTGAACGCCTTCGACCGCGTCTACTTCTACGTTCCTCTGCCCATGACCGGCGCCAGCTACCGCGTTTCCGTGTATTCCTTCGAGCTCAGGGGCGGCGGCGGCGCCGGAATGTAGCGGTTCTCTTCCTCGGGGCGCGCGCCCGGGTCAGTGAGGCGCGGCGAAGTACTTCTTCAGGAGCGGCTCCCACGCCGAGAGCGGCCGCGTGGGCCGGCCCGCGACCTTGGCCTCGTCGTCCCAGCGGCGGAGGCGCAGCGCGTCCGGCCACCACGGATGCGTGGCGACGTTCACGGCCTCGTCGGGCGTCATGATGCCTCCCTGGAGAGCCAGCGTGTGCTTCGAGCCCTTGGAGAGCGTGGCGTAGTAGCCAGGGTCGGCGGCGCAAAGATAGCGCTTGGCGTCGGCATGCGCCCGCACGAGAAAGGCCACGCGCTCGGGAACATACGGAGCGATCAGATCGCCGCCCGCCTCGTGGTGGCCGCGCACCTTCCCCGGGCGTGGCCCGCCCTCCACGAGCGTATCGCTGATCTCCTCCTGGGCC from Candidatus Methylomirabilota bacterium carries:
- a CDS encoding HD domain-containing protein produces the protein MSTMADRLIEAMTRSAPRQYGKERVTELAHALQCAELAAGAGGDEQMILACLVHDVGRYAVAQEEISDTLVEGGPRPGKVRGHHEAGGDLIAPYVPERVAFLVRAHADAKRYLCAADPGYYATLSKGSKHTLALQGGIMTPDEAVNVATHPWWPDALRLRRWDDEAKVAGRPTRPLSAWEPLLKKYFAAPH
- a CDS encoding FxLYD domain-containing protein, with amino-acid sequence MAQVRRRRIIGIRGHAALAAAVFMVLLAAVAHAQMDAGRFRVELRVGQSKKGVPVVWGYLNNDGKGGVANPRLLVETLDAQGQVIGQAQGQALGNMLARDRLYFEVPIQTTGASYRVRVLSWDSFSTGQ
- a CDS encoding MFS transporter is translated as METPRGSSPAPGRWPALALLSAAELGALSLWFSASAVLPALSREWALGDGGRAGLTIAVQAGFILGTLGSALANLPDIVSPRALMGWSALAGAALNGALALWVDSLAPALVLRFATGLCMAGAYPPAMKIVATWFREARGLAIGILVGALTVGSAAPHLIRGVTELPWRGTLLAASVMALASALVVWRFVREGPDRFPAARFDFRMAGAVFRERGPRLACFGYFGHMWELYAMWTWLGLFLAASLEARGGGSYLGLSSPAATFAAMGAGGALGAYAGGALADRWGRTTLTMAAMALSGLCATVIGLSFGGPPALTFGLAMLWGVSVIADSAQFSTAVTELSPPAYVGTALTAQTCVGFALTMISIWLIPPVVGAVGWRWAFVSLAIGPALGVLAMARLRALPEALRLAGGRR
- a CDS encoding class 1 fructose-bisphosphatase; the protein is MNATRQSLEEHLGSQQILLGSDQARGTALIITCIAAVASTIAHELAHAALRGRLGAAGGTNVTGDQVKKLDVWGHDVMLDTLRKCGVCAALVSEEAPEPIEIPEGKGPRGVVVACDPVDGSSNLDVNGTVGTIFSVKPSLGWDPAGPAALTPGTDQLAAGYVMYGPATALVYTAGQGTHGFTMDRESGTFFLTHPDIRIPKKGKVYGINEGNISTWHPGQRGFVEYLRTPDKATGRPYSLRYSGAMVADVHRTLLDGGLFMYPADMSDPTKPKGKLRLLYEVAPMGMVVEQAGGRASTGTERVLELKATDYHQRAAIIVGSPDDVALAEEFYRR
- a CDS encoding class I fructose-bisphosphate aldolase; the encoded protein is MEARVREILSWYASDSPGTRTNLARLLNHGSLAGTGRLVILPVDQGFEHGPARSFAVNPPGYDPTYHFQLAIAAGCNAYAAPLGFIEAGAAEFAGEIPLILKINNHDLLHDEKDPLSAVTGSVKDALRLGCVAVGFTIYPGSSHAQIMYQQCREMIAEAKAHGLVAVVWSYPRGSDISKEGETAIDVVAYAAQIAAQLGAHVIKVKPPTQHIEQPEAKKVYEKTGVAISTLSERVRHVVQSAFDGRRVVIFSGGATKENDEAIYEECRAIRDGGGFGSIIGRNSFQRAKPRALEFLSTVMKIYSGELK